AGAAGTGAATTCCAAACTGGTCATAATTGGAACCTGAAAAGCACTGGAAATAAGCAACACCTTAACCAATAAGACGGAGAGACAGAATTCATAATTCAGATAACGTAACGTGTGTATATGATCATGCAAATTACATCTGTGGTTTTAAAGACATCAATATATACCAGAGAGAATGATGCAAGAATTGTAAGTAAAAGAGAAAAGCTAAGCACCCTGTTAGATGCCTTGACGATGGGAATATTCCAGAAGTTGCAAAGGGCAGCCAGACAAAGCAATGTAACAGCTACTCCGAACGTGCAAAACGTTAGAATCACATTCCGGTCACATTCGCATAGCTTATGTTGGCAGAGGGTAAGACGACACACTCTGTATTCGCTAGGTTAGACATTGTTCCGATGGGGATTCACTGCACCTTTCAGAACCAGCAAATGAGCTGATGGGCCACCAAGACACGAAAGGCACTGCCAACAACAAGGTGAGGTAGAAGATCTCCTTGTTCCAGGAGGACACTATTCCGAGCAGCACCTTTTCAACGCTCTTAATATCTCCCACAGGTCCTTCTTTAAAGCTGAAAATGTCATAATGCGCCGAGCCTCTGTCACCAAATTGATCGAACTTGATCTTTCCTGTTAGTCCGTCAAAACTGACTCTCTAAGGGTGCGTCTGCATCCCCAATCTATTTGTGAAAGGCGATTTGTCCCGATTACTTGTATTGCTTGAGGTAAAATTTCCAGTTGATATATCTGTTGCATGTGCCAGTGCATATACGGCGTCGAGAGTGTATGAAATAAAGGAACTATAGATATCTTTAATAAAGTCGTTAGAGCACTGCTCAATTCGGTGATGAACGCATTTCTTGTTCTTCAAAAGCTTCCATATTTCGCTTGCACTGTAGTTCCATTCAGGAAAAGTACCATTGTTTCTCTCCCTGACCGatatatcttttaaatattcctTGAAGTCAGGGTCGCTGAATTCATACAATTGAAATCTTAAAGAGCTCTCGAGAATACCTTTCACTGGCAATGTGGAAATTAAATCAGCCTCGCTCAAAATCCACACACGTCCAGTTAGGTTTTACCTCTGAACCTCTGCGAAAAACTTCGTTTGGTAATTTTTGTATAACCATAAGATCACAACTTTGACATTGTCGATCTGTTTAAGCTTTCTAACTATGTTTGGAATACTCAGATGCGGACTTTCGAGACGTATAAACTCCGTCAAAGCAATACAGAACGTGCCTTTTTTTGACGTACTTTCGTTAGCGACTGCCCATGCTCCACTTCTTCCATACGAATCATCTAGTCCAACGACAGCAACATAGCCCCAATTGAAGTGTGTAATCAAGTCAACCATCGCTTTTGCAAGAAACTTGTCCGATGGCACCGTTCGACATAAATGTTTATAGGTAAAAGAGCTGAGCTCCGTACTGGTTGTTTTTCCACTTATGCTCGAAACATTGAGCATCCGAAGTATCCACCGATAATTAGCGCTGTGCTATATTCGTCTGGGGCtattaaataaatgatggcTTTTTTTCTTGGGGCATTTTGGCTTAAGTTGACGCAAGAAACAACGGTCAGAAGTTTTTTAAACGAGTCCTGCAGCTTTTGAGGGGTTTTCACACTTATTCCTTATGTCATATCCTAGGAAAATGTACGAAAGAAGACTTGTGCCATTGTTTATTCGTTCGATTGCGAAGATCATAGCCTGCATGCGACCAAGTCCTCTCAAATATATCTCTCCACATCGGCTCCCGGGCTGGTCTGGCGGCTGGTGCACGCTGAAAAGTCCACCCAACATGATATCGCCTTTTCTGTATAGAGCCTGAACAGCAGAACAGaagcagaagaaaagaaacaactgatAGTGCAACGAACTCATAGCAATACTCGTCTTTTCTCCGTTTACTTGTTGGTGAATCCAGCGGATAGACATTAGTTATTTGTACATGGGTGTAATTTGCACATATGGGAGTGATCAGTAACTTTTTAtgttaatttcaatttaaaatcaaattttactcTACAAACAATAGccaattattatcatttgtgAGCCTCTGGCTTGCTGGTTTAAATCATAAACTTTAAGTTAATGGTGACCATATGTTGGGattgtttgaatttaaaacgATCTCGGACACTGTGATGCTAGCTTTatgcaaaacaaattaaaaccattttcttgtgtccttttcttcctttccccctcaattttttttaacaagtcaaatatagaaaagaacgaaaggaaaacagaaccatggctttgtttgcttttctaaTTAAAAACTAGCTTAACAGTTTGACGCAGTTGTTAAATGGAGCTGTTGCGTGTCgaagaaagaggaaagaggaaaaaaagtaatatatCTCTATAGAACGTACTTCTTCAATAGGGTAGTTTCGAACTGTTTGTGCGAGAAAGTCTGGTAACTAGTTTCAGCATCAAGTCGAGGCTGAGGGGAATAGGAGTCGTCTCAACATGGCACCAAATGGTGCCTTcacaagcgactaaatacaggaatggctctgacctgtgattggatgataaaaataattaaagttaataagttatatttaaactctttgctcgtgagtattgttaaccgcgtgtatcaaagcggaacaatgaaactgatcaatgcgagtgaaaacaccgatgtgtcaaacaagaaatggttacttacttagcgaagggaaggcagcctttcttgttcagcaaAGTCGTccagcgatattccggcgatgaaaaagtcatctgctgactagctctgctgactaaactcatttagtcagttcaggcggacgaccagagactggagccattcgtgtatttcaccgctgacaggaatagctccgactcaaacgttttaataattttttaaacaattttttcaactaAACTGgtgagcagcgctgtgcgaacagcaattgtaaaacttctttattctctgacaCGTTTCGTCATCACTGAAAACCGTCAAGGTACTTCGACACAATTCAGTGCGAGAGCTACTGCCACTGGTTTGATTGGTAAgacgtttttttggtttgttttgtttttttccctttttaggtctagtggagttgttagaaattaccaagcaaaatcaacccgcgactttcttcctttatatgttgtgcaaaaacagatgaagagcccgatgaatggacttgtccttcatgtgaacaacaacctaaaaaatcagttttccacgaaaaaaattccctcgattgcggccaagccatatttctctaccagagcatactgtaaattaaaaacatcggtcgcagcgtcacgcaacattgcgtgattttccaaacgtgacatgcagttgctgcattattttaagaCTTAGAACCTACATGGCCCTGTACTGATAAAAGAaggcttcatttgcaagcactgtagacttcaacataagaagaacttaataaatcgctctttcagttttcatctcagtgtataaattatctaaccagaacgaaaaaaaatacacgGAGGTTaaatacacgaatggctccagtctgGTCTtccgcctaaactgactaaatgagttttgtcagcaGAGCTTGTCAGcgaatgactttttcatcgccggaattGTTTTGTTATCAGCTCTCAACGtcgataaaattttttttcatatcatccACTTGTTGAAGGTCGATGTCTATTTGGCAAGAAACAGTGACCTACtccttttctttgaaagcttcctctttgtgaacttttttttccttagggaCGTAGTCGTGGTCTTTCAGAGAAATATCAGTGGAAACGCGGAAAATTTTGGCGGGAAGTTCGTCTATGCTGTCATCGCTAGCGTCTTGTTCTCTCCCCCATAGGCGTACGGGccgggggggcgggggggggcTGCAGCCCCCCCAAAATTTTGGGCAATTCAGATTTTTTGGGCAGCAAGAGAAATTTGGGCAAAGCCagtttttaaagatgttttcaagttttttattgaaatagatagatattttctatttttacctgaatttaaaaatggaaagcCAGTTAAATTCACACGAGAAAGcggttgcctagcacgtgacgaGCTTCTGGTCATTAGTAAGGGGGGGTTATAAGTTGATATAcgtatttctattttttgtgtttgttcttgGGCATTGTACTGTACTGTACCGCACTGCACTAGCTGGTGTTGTAAATTAATTAGAATCAATTTCCGCATAGCTTTGTAAAATAATATCGTAGATTATCGACTGGAGACTCTCAGAAGATCggagtcacgtgctaggcaaccaCTGTCTCGTGTGAATTTAACTGGCTCTACCATGGGCTTTAAGTGCCTAAAGCCAGTTAAATTTACGCCCGTAGTTTCGTAAAAAGTTACGCGACCGTGGAAACTGTTAAATTCACACGAGACAGcggttgcctagcacgtgacgaGCTTTTTTGTACACTATACATATCAAAAAGTTCGGTATCTACGTCCACTGTTACGGGCATGTGCTCAACCTCGCACTTCAGGATACTATGACACAGATTGAACCACTGCAAAACGCTTTGGGGACTATCCAGGCTCTGCACAACTTTTTAGATGCGAGTCCCAAACGACACGCCCTGTTTAGTGACACAGAAGTACAAGGCGAGGATCTGAAACTGACGCTGAAGTCATTGAGTGCCATGCGATGGTCATGCCGGTGGGAAGCCGTAAAAGCCGTATACGGGCAAATAGAACGTATTGTAAAAGCCCTGCTCACGCTGTCTGCAGACAAAGATCCGAAAACCTACTCTAAGAGCAGAGCCTTGTTGACCGCCATTTGTGACTTGGAGTTTATCTTCGGACTGTGTTTGCTGAAAGTAATCCTGAGCAACACCAGTAGTTTGTGTCGATATCTTCAGGGGAAGACGGTTGACGTCATCTCCGCTCGTAGAAATGCCGACATGACCATTCAGACCCTACGCCAGTGTCGGAATGAAGAAAGTTTCAACAGCGTATGGCAGTTAGCATCAGCAATGGGTCTGAAAATTAAGAAGTGGCTGACCAATTCTGAGTTTGAATTACGAGAGGCCAGGGCACCCAGACAGACGCCATCGCTCCGCCTTCAAGCCCTTGTAGGTGAACGACAAACGCAGCTGACACCGGAATCGCACCACTGTATTAACACCTACTATGCTTCCATCGACAAGGTGCTGTCCGTGCTTGAGCTCAGGTTTAGCAGAAATGACCAGGATATCCTCTTTGCTTTGGGAAATATCTGCCACAGTGAAACACCTGATAAAGAAAGCTTCTCCCGCATTGCTAAGTTTTACAACATCGACGGCGAGATTCTGGAAGCCGAGCAGAAAATGTACGCGAGTTTTCGTCATGTACGCGGATTGGGCTACACGACTGTTTCAGAAATGCTAGAGACAATGCGTGAGAATGATCTATTCGATAGGTTTCCAGAGTTTTCCAGTGTGGTGCATATCCTTGCAGTGATACCTGCTACATCGTGTTCAGCAGAGCGATCATTCAGTGAGTTGCGCAGATTGAAAACTTACCTCCGCAGCACCATGGGGCAACAACGTGTCAGTAACATTGCACTTATCAACATTGAAAGGGCGTATGCCAACTCTGTAGTCAACAATGACATGGATCGTATCATTGATATCTTCGGTCGTCGAAATGGCAGAgacagttatttcttttaagttttagtgttttttgAGCTCATATGATAGATTCATAGGTAAGAATATTTTCACTTCATATGTAGGCCATTGTTAGTGCATCGTATGACCCTCGTTTCCTTCCAACTGTTTCGTAAAAATTTGGGCAACTTGTGAGAATTTTTTGGGCAAATGGTTCACCGCCCCCCCTGGCAAAAAAATGCCCGTACGCCTATGCTCTCCCCTCATTCGACCTTTCATCGCGTTAATTTGGACTTCTTCGAACTGCATGCAGAATTATTGTTGGACCGTGCCATATGCTAGCCTTTTAATTCCAGAAAGTGTCTCCACGATTTGTTCAGTCTCATAGTGTTCGGAGCATACATGCAAGTTCTTTATAGACGTGAACACCTTATCAGCGCGACGACCGAAGGCACTCCATTTCTTTCTTAGTCTCTCTTCGCCTGAAAACTAGAAAAAGTTGAGGGCCGGCCCTTTTTAGTGTTATTTTTGCACACAAAGATGGCACAAAACTTCATATTCGACTTACAGTCACTCCGATCTTGCTTTCAAAATAAGTACGTATTCCCCTCAGCCTCGGCTTGGTGTTGATAATTAGTTACCAGACTATCTCGCACAAACAATTCGAAACTAGACTATTACAACGCAACTTTTTACAGATTATCAcgcattaaaaattttcaaatgcaaataccACTCCAATTAagtggaaattatttttctgaacttgacaataatttgcatattaatTCAAACGTACCTTCTTACCAAGAGGGTCTCCATTGGGTCAACCGTTaaccgtaaaacggccaaaaaatttaacCGTAAAAATTGGTatggtggaaacaatggaaaggtgttaaccgttaaacgtaaattggtcaaaattttaaccgttagccgtaaaagccatcaccccactgAGACCCTGTACCAAAAGTGTATAAATGTCTtccaataaaatatataaatatttcaCATAATTGTAAAACAGGAAGTTAATAAGAACATCATTCTGCTCAGATGTGACCTAATGTTTTTTGAAACaatgtttcaaattttgccaTCGGAGAAGCTAGCTGACCTTTATTGAACGAGGAGATAGTTACTTCTTAGCTTGTATGAAGGAAGGAAAGTTTGTCTAATGCAGTTTCTGAAGACTTCCTGGTATGTTGTCATGACGGAAGATTAAAAATGCAAAGAGTCACTCCATTACTCAGCGCGCACGTGGCCATTTGTATTCCGCAACCGCAATGCTTCCTTTTTCAGCCATCGGGGAAGCAAAACCTCCAATCAAATAAGCCATCCTGCAAACATAACAAGGAACGATCCATACTAGTATTTCCTGGTGAGTTTTATCAAAAGTCAAGTactaaatatatttacaatacAGAATCAGTTAATAAAATGAATTCTCCTCCGTCATAGattccattttttatttacgCACATGTAGAAGTCTTTGACACGactcaaaataacaaaatgattttaagaaagcTAATTGTACGATTCAGCTTCCTAACTAGAGCTATCAAAAGCAGGGTTTACGCGTACACAACTTGAATGAACTAAACGATAACTGAGTGACTTCTTGTCTGATGCTATTCACATCGTTCATCTTCTTCACAATTCATGCGCAAAAAgtcttcttccctttttttccttctttcagaCTCTATTTTCGTTACTGCTTAAGTGGCTAGTGTTCATAGCAGCGAAGATCACTCTCATCCTCAAGCAGTTTAATTATCTAAGCATCTGCCCAAAGGCCTGGCTGAACTCGGAAACATCATTGCGGAAGCAAAGTGTTTCCTAATTAGTCATGCAAGAAGCATATGTTGCTGAAATAAGTTTTGCTGCTAAGAAACATGACAAGGCTTTTGGCTCGGGTCATAAATGCTTTTTGCTTTCAGTCCCGAAATAGGAAAGGAAATGGATGGACGAGGATATAAAAGGACTCTTACCTTGTGTGAGGGCAGGGCTAACATGAGGAAAGACGTCCATAAATAGGGATAATAAAGAATAGGCTAAAAGTCGAATCCAAGCACAGATGCTAATAAAATATTCAATCATAAGAGaagatgaaaaatgcaaatgataAATGCAAAATGTCAGTTTATTATTCCGCGCTTTCATAGCCATTTGTTTTCTGAAACAATGTTTCCTCGCTTGCCATCAGGgaagcaaatttaaaattcccaatAACTAAGCCAtcctgaaaacataaaaagaaaaaatccatgGCAACTTTAAGCCTATATCTGTAATGCAGTGCTAATTAAAAgcttaaattttcttcaataatgGATTCACATTTCATTTACTAAGAAGTCTATGGCACTCTGGAACAAAATTACTGATATTAAGAAAGCTTATTGTACGATTTAGCTCGCTAAGAAGAACTATCAAAAGCAGGATTTGCGCGTACACAACCAAACGAGAATTGAGTGATTTCTTTTCTGATGCCATTCGCATCGTTCATCTCCTGCCTGAAGAACAGAATAAACATTTTGggcaaaaaaagacaacaaaggAAGCCATACGCGCTCAACAGAGTTGTTACACAGTCCACAACGGTTACATACCATCCATCCAAGGACAATTCTACCGGGTGATAACAAAGCAACGAGAACAAAAATATGTAGGTGGAAAAAGCGATTCGTTTGGCCTCGCTGAAATTTTCAGGAACGTTCCTAATCTTAAAGGCACAGAACGACGACAGAAGCATttggaagaaaatataaaaGCATGTTGCTAAGAAAAGAGATTTTCCAAGTGAACCGGAGTATGCCTTGCATTCGTTAAAGATGTAAAGTTTAGGATGGatgtattcatttttaaaaggtGGATCCAATAGCATCCACGGCAGCAACACCGACAACAGTGGAGTTAGAGATGCTATAACGATCCAAACTTGTGCTTTGTTTGTAAGAGATGTGAATTCCAAACTGGTAAAAATGGGAACCTGAAAAGCACTGGAAATAAGCAACACCTTAACCAATAAGATGGAGAGACAGAAGTTATAGGTCAGATAACGTAACGGGTAAATGATCTTACAAATTACATTCGTGGATATAAAGACATTTATGAATGCTAAAGACAATAAGGACAGAGTCGCAAGTAAAAGAACAAGGTTTAGTTCTCGATTGGAAGCCTTGACAATGGGACTATTCCAGAATTTATAGAGGGCAGCCAGACAAAGCAATGCAACAACTACACCGATCGTTGCAAAGGTAAGAATTAAAATTCCACTCGCACTACCATAACTTATGTTGGCGGAGGGTAAAGTGTCACACTCTGTTTTAGCCTGGTTGGACATTGTTCCGATGGGGCATTCACTGCAGCTTTCAGAACCAGCAGATGGACTGATGGTTTCACCAAGACACGGAAGGCACTGCCAACAACAAGGAGAGGTAAAAGATTTCCTTGTTCCAGGAGGACACTGTTCCGAGCATTCAGATTTCGGAGGGCGACCAGATGTAGTTGTCCAATGCGGGGCTTCATGAAATATCAGGGGAGTTTCGTTCCTCTTTGAATTGTTCCATTCTCCTATTCGCACCATTTTTACGCTCTCGACATCTCCATTAGGTACTTTTTCAAAGCTTAAAATGTCATAATACGCCGAACCCCTGTCACCAAATCGATCGAACTCGATTTTTCCAGTTAGTCCGTCAAAACTGACTCTGCCAAGAATCTTCTGCACGTCAGAACTATGGACTATCTGCAATTTCCTCCGATCTTTGGTCTCGTTACAGCTAAAATTTCGATAGAAAATATCTAGTGCATGTGCCACGGCATATACGGCGTCGATGAAGTACGGAACATAGGCGTTGTAGATCAAGTCGTTAGAGCATTGCTCAATTTGGCGATGAACACACTTCTTGCTGTTAAAGAACTTCCTTATTTCACTTCTACTGTAGTTCCATTCAGGATAACTTCTACTGTCTCTCTCCTTGACCAATATATCATTTAAATATTCCTTGAAGCCAGAGTCGCTGAATGCATGGAGTGCGAATCCTAGAGAGCTCTCGAGAATACCTTCTATTAGCAGTGTGGAAGTTAAATAAACATCGCTCAAAATCCACACACGTCCAGTTAGATTTTGCCTCTTAACCTCTGCCAAAAACTTCAATTGGTAATTTTCGTATAACCATAAGATCACCACTTTGACATTGTCCATCTGTTTAAGCTTTCTAACTGTGTTCGAAATACTCGGATTCAAACTTTCGTGGCGCACAAACTCCGTCAAAGCAATGCAGAACGAGCTTTTTCTTGACGCACTTTCGCTAACGACTGCCCATACTCCATTTCGTCCATACGAATCATCTAGTCCAACGACAGCAACATAACTCCAATTGAAGTGTGTAACCAAGTCAACCATCGCCTTTGCAAGAAAAGTATCCGAGGGCAGTGTTCGAAATAAATGGTCATAGGTAAGGGAGCTAAGTTCAGCACTAGAAGTCGATCCACTTATGCTCGAAACATTGAGCATCCGAAGAAATCCAGCAATAAATAGCGCAGTGCTCGATTCGCTTGGGCCTATTAAAGAAATGATGGCTTTCTTTCTTGTGGCATTTTGGCTTAAATTTACATAAGtatcaaaagttaaaagtttgtaaacaagtCTTGCAGCTTTTGAAAGGTTTCCACAGTAATCCCTTACATCATATCCCAGGGAAATGTTAGAAAGAAGACTTGTGTCGTTGTTTATTCGTTCGATTGCGAAGATCATGGCCTGCATGCGACCAAGTATTCGCAAATTTATCTCTCCACATTGGCTCCCTGGGTTGTCTGGCGGCTGGTACACGCTGAAGAGTCCGCCCAACATGACATCGCCTTCTCTGTATGGAGCCTGAACAGCAACATAGaagcagaagaaaagaaacaactgatAGTGCAACGAACCCATAGCAATACTCGTCTTTTCTCCGTTTACTTGTTGGTGAATCCAGCGGATAGACATTAGTTATTTGTACATGGGTGTAATTTGCACATATGGTAGTAATTAGTAACTTTTTATGTCAATTTCAATTCAGAAACCAAATTTTACTCTACGAAAAACAGCCAATTATTATGACTTGTGAACATCTAGCTCGCTGGTTTAATTTATAAACTATTAATTAATGGTGACCATACGTTAGGCGTGTATGAATGTAAAACGATCTTGGACATTGTAATGCTAGCTTTAgctcaaaacaaattaaaaccatCGCtcttaagttttcattttctcttgttttttttctctctccctcTCAGTTTTTTAAACAAGCTACCATATATAATGGAAATGGCGAAAAAAAACAGAACCATGCCTTTGTTTGCTTTTATAATTGAAAACTAACCTGACAGTTTGACGCAGTTGTTAAATGGAGCTGTTGCGTGGccaataaagagaaaaacaataatatatCGGTATAGAACTTACTTCTTCAATTACAAAGCAATTTTTTACATATTAACAcgcattaaaaattttcaaacgcgAATACCACTCCAACTAAGTAGGACTTATTTTTCTGAATTCGTCAATAATTTGCATATTACTTTAAACGTACCTTCTTACCAACAGTGTAAAAATAACTTccaataaaataattaaatatttcacTAAATTATAAGACAGTAAGTTAAATAGAACATCACTCTGCCCAGATGTGACCATATGTTTTTCGAAACTCTGTTTTCTTATATTGCCATCGGAGAAGCTAGCTAGACCCTCCGCTGATCAAACCATCCCAGACacataacaaaaaacaattcGTAGCTCTATCTAGTGTTTGTTGCAGAGTTCTCCGCTGCGTTAAGGAACATCTCTGCGGAGCGCTGGTTCGACAATCAATAGGATTATATCTTTCCTATTTCTTGCGTTTATTTTACGATCCATACAATATCCTCGGGAGTGGAAGCTGaataatgaataatgaataacGGGTTtaagttaaaagtaaataatgaatTGTTGGGTTTGGAAACCTCGGAATAATGAATAACGTAGTCGTGccaatggaaaaataaataccACTTTCTTATTCAATTGCCTTGGTTATGTATTTTCTGATATATCTTCAGAGGCTTATTTAAGTGAAATTTATAATGTGCAAAGTAAAACTACAAGAGACGCAAAAAGTCTCCCGGCAAAATTTCCGGCCAGAAGTGTTTCGAGTTGTAAGACAACTTCACAGCTCGACAGCCTGACAGGTTTTCTGTTTGATTTGCGTGGAAGTTGCTTAGTGATTATCTTTGTCGAGGTCGTGTCTGATCGGTTTTCGCCAGGGTAATAATGGGTAAAAGCAAGAACGAGAAAAAAGGAAGTCACGATCAacagaaatacaatttttatatctatttttgtttgtttcaaacaTGCGCCGATTTCAAGTCTATTCGAAACTATCTTTTTTTATGCTTTGGATATGGTAAACATCTTTCCCTCAGCAAACGTTCCTGATCACCTGAAAGACGGTGCCGTTCAAGGTGGTCAACCAGCGGATCAGTATCAAACAaattttgagatcgatttgtGATACGATGATGGCGATAATGAATAGTGAATCAGAAACTTCAAATGGTCTTGATATCAGCAGGCAAGccaagaatttaaagaaagcgacaacacttttgagtttgtaagacatgtttcgacagaaacttctgtcatcttcagttaattactgtacaaagccttgaaagttgaattatatagtaagtacaacaatgctaattaagatgaatagtgacaacaagaaaagaggtgaagcatgaaagtgtgagaattaaaaagatggttttagatttacatggtgtaattgctGATTCaaagatggttgttctctttgagtataaatagcctcttttatcttaagctgAAAGCTGGTGGAGGCGTGATCTAAAACGTGGCGGCAAAGCGCGACAATCAGATTGGCGGCTCTCTTTTTGAGTGATAGCAGAGAAGTGCCATGTAGGGTAGCTTAAAGTAGAACGTAGGTGAAGTGGTAGGATGGGAATCCCGGGGATGATGATTGTTTTGGGTCCCAGTGATGTAACGGTTTATAATCTTCTCAATTAAATGAGCTGTTGAAACATGTCTTACAAACTCATAAGtgttgtcgctttctttaaattccaaacttcaaataaactttttcatgaCATGAgtacaaaatttttttgacttttcatctttttttctttcttcctatCCTTTCTCACCTAtttcgagctcggttgcccagaaacaaatattgatcccaGGTCGCGATCAACGGAAAGACGCCGGTAGGATAAATCGAGGTACGGATTTCTATGCTATATGCGTATTTCGACGAAATAATCGGAGAATTCCAGTAAGACATTTCCTCGCATCATGATCATAAAGTGGCGCGCATCGCCATTGGGAAACTACTACGTCCAGATCAAGTTAACAATTACAAACGCTGCGAAGCAATTCGCTTGTAGATCGATTATGATCGAGTAATAGTAAAAGAAATTTggagaaattgattttgaaggATGTTGTTTCTTAAATTAATACCAAAAGTTTAGAGTAACTTATTTGGAGACGactttaattttgtgttgtCCTTTCCAAAATCTCGCACATCCCTGCTGGTAATAAACAGCCAACCGACTTAACCTTTCGCCTGTGCTTTATCATATCGATTCGATGTCCTGTTCTTAATAACAACTAAATCTCCACTTGTTGATTCAAAGTGTGGTACTAAGTTTCCAAGCTTCATGATTTCAAGATGGTTTGCAAAGATCGCTTTTTTTCCTGTCAATAATAAGTCGATAGCCGCCGGTGCGGCAGCGTACATCATTTAATCCAAATTTACTTCACGCTGTGAACGTCACTtactctttttgttttctt
The sequence above is a segment of the Pocillopora verrucosa isolate sample1 chromosome 13, ASM3666991v2, whole genome shotgun sequence genome. Coding sequences within it:
- the LOC131798594 gene encoding zinc finger MYM-type protein 1-like, with the protein product MTQIEPLQNALGTIQALHNFLDASPKRHALFSDTEVQGEDLKLTLKSLSAMRWSCRWEAVKAVYGQIERIVKALLTLSADKDPKTYSKSRALLTAICDLEFIFGLCLLKVILSNTSSLCRYLQGKTVDVISARRNADMTIQTLRQCRNEESFNSVWQLASAMGLKIKKWLTNSEFELREARAPRQTPSLRLQALVGERQTQLTPESHHCINTYYASIDKVLSVLELRFSRNDQDILFALGNICHSETPDKESFSRIAKFYNIDGEILEAEQKMYASFRHVRGLGYTTVSEMLETMRENDLFDRFPEFSSVVHILAVIPATSCSAERSFSELRRLKTYLRSTMGQQRVSNIALINIERAYANSVVNNDMDRIIDIFGRRNGRDSYFF
- the LOC131776744 gene encoding extracellular calcium-sensing receptor-like; the protein is MSIRWIHQQVNGEKTSIAMGSLHYQLFLFFCFYVAVQAPYREGDVMLGGLFSVYQPPDNPGSQCGEINLRILGRMQAMIFAIERINNDTSLLSNISLGYDVRDYCGNLSKAARLVYKLLTFDTYVNLSQNATRKKAIISLIGPSESSTALFIAGFLRMLNVSSISGSTSSAELSSLTYDHLFRTLPSDTFLAKAMVDLVTHFNWSYVAVVGLDDSYGRNGVWAVVSESASRKSSFCIALTEFVRHESLNPSISNTVRKLKQMDNVKVVILWLYENYQLKFLAEVKRQNLTGRVWILSDVYLTSTLLIEGILESSLGFALHAFSDSGFKEYLNDILVKERDSRSYPEWNYSRSEIRKFFNSKKCVHRQIEQCSNDLIYNAYVPYFIDAVYAVAHALDIFYRNFSCNETKDRRKLQIVHSSDVQKILGRVSFDGLTGKIEFDRFGDRGSAYYDILSFEKVPNGDVESVKMVRIGEWNNSKRNETPLIFHEAPHWTTTSGRPPKSECSEQCPPGTRKSFTSPCCWQCLPCLGETISPSAGSESCSECPIGTMSNQAKTECDTLPSANISYGSASGILILTFATIGVVVALLCLAALYKFWNSPIVKASNRELNLVLLLATLSLLSLAFINVFISTNVICKIIYPLRYLTYNFCLSILLVKVLLISSAFQVPIFTSLEFTSLTNKAQVWIVIASLTPLLSVLLPWMLLDPPFKNEYIHPKLYIFNECKAYSGSLGKSLFLATCFYIFFQMLLSSFCAFKIRNVPENFSEAKRIAFSTYIFLFSLLCYHPVELSLDGWYVTVVDCVTTLLSAYGFLCCLFLPKMFILFFRQEMNDANGIRKEITQFSFGCVRANPAFDSSS